The sequence TGAAGAATAACGTTTTTAGATATCGACAAATCTAGtgccatttttttttgtagcttcTTGTCTTTGTTTCAGGATGATCCGAAGAAAAAACTTCCGCAAGAAGACGGGAAAGACGGCCACCACAGATCGTCGGGTTAGTCTGACTTAATTTAATTACACTTTTgtttaggcaaaaaacaaagagCTGTCGGAAAAGTGgcgataaaaaatatttatcgaCTTCAAGGTTTGAAattcaaaattttctttattacattcatactttataatttttattttaagtgtcacaattttatgcattttatgcacttttttttattttttaacagtaTTTTTTAAGTATTCTGTCAGTATTGTGAAGATGTGCAGTAATGTGTGAATTGATATGGACACAAGTTATaaaatttgaacatttattaGTCATATATGAAACAAAGGAggaataatacaatttaaattgttttaatgaGAAATATGCCCTTTCTTGGCTTATTATAACTTCTTGAAAGCTTTTGGCATATAATTAACAAGCTTTTTTTATAGAAACCATACATGAAACCACATATATTTCCAATCGGTTTAAGATCCAGTATTTTTCCTGGTCCTTTGAGGCATAATAAGGTTTAGTCCTTGAAATATTTCATTATGACtaataattttctgttttttgtaaGTTCATCACGCTTCTATCGGCACAAGCGAAACGGTTCCGTTAAAAGAAAAGCAGCCACTTTCTTCACCGGACGTTTTATTATCTAATCAGTATGAGCTGCCGTAGGTTTTCGTTGTCACAACAAATGAtgaaaattttctttaaaatacgaTTTTATAGGGTGGGCCACTGAACCCATTTCACCCTAATTGACAAATATTCGTTGGGTTTTGTGGTCGATTTTTGTTCCAAACAGAACAAACATCTTGCCATTTGTCAACCCTCTCATCAGTATAGAGATACATCGATGGACTATTCAGACATCCatgatttttctttttatattaacTCCATTTTTGTGAGAAATTATCAATTTACTGAAagtgacgcgctatctcagagtgttacaccttttaaaaattatactCTACGCCTATGTTTCGATAATGTGTCACTTTTGTTGCTTCACAtaaaaaactacattaaaacgaGTCATTCTGAATTTGTTTGATACACGTTCTTTCTACGTCGATTTGCTGGTTATTTGTTCTTTTGTGGTTCtggtttttttgaaataatcttaGCTACTTGAATTTTCAAGGGACTTTTAATTTCCTTATTTTCTTCCACGTATcgtagatatttttttacaattctgGGTAATCTGGTTTCTTCCATCGTTTTCTATAAAGATTTTCTAGATTCTACGAATACCGTGTGGATCAGTCGGATTTTCTTGCTGCTCTAATCGCAATTAATTGTTCTATCTTCAGATATAACTTCCGGCTATCTCCGATTTCATTTGAGATacatttttcatctttttcttttaCCATTTTCCCATATCACCAGCACATATAACTTTCATTTATTCATGATATTCATTTCAGAATTCTGTACCAGCTTCTACTGATGTCAGTCAATAGCCGAATAGATTATTCCCATAACTATTACAATTTTTGCCCAAAATGATTACAGTACAAAATCACGAATCAATCAAAACACTTTCGAGATCTAAACTGAACTAAAGAAAAATCAATGTTGGAAAGGTTTTTGAATCTCATTGGTAACAGCAATGTCTTTTACTTGGTAACAGGAAGACATAGGCAAGGTTATTAATTTTGCGAGGTAGACTGATATTCCGAGTTTAATCACCTATTTGCTATCATTTTACGATTATCTGTCTAAAATTatctaaaaactaaaaaacaattatttggtCTCTGAATATACTGCTCAGCAGACCacactttttatattattaaacaatattatCCTAAAATACTCTATAATTTAACAGATTTGAAAAAAACGATAACCAAACATACTGTaggtatttaaaatatattcaccTTTGTCAGCCTAAAAGAAGTAAAATTTGTGGAAAATATGTCCTGTTCACATTAATTCGCATAATACTGTAAGAATATATAGTTGTGTAAGGTTTCCTATTAGCCAGATTTGGCCTACGTCTGTTTTTCACATGTTACCAAGCAATGTGTGCTTAAAATCCTTTTGGACAACGCATATTGATCTATAGGAAGTGCACACACTTTTCATTATTGATCTTTAAAATTATCGGGAAAGCCTTAAATTTCAATGTTGATTCTTTCAGGTTCCGACAACGACCCTCACAAACATAGATCGTCTCGGCCGCATGATATGGGCAGCAGTTCACAACACCAAAGAGAACGAGATAGAGAGAGAGAACGTCGGGAACGACAACAGCAGCATCAAAAGGCAATCATGGGCAATAGTAGTAATAGCAGTCTAAGTAGCAGCAGTAGTAGTATGAAATCTCACAGTAGTCATCATAGGCCTGATCGACCGGATCGTCCAGATCGACCGGATCGTTCAGATCGACCGATCGTCCAGACCGACCGATCGTTCAGACCGACCTGATCGACCGGATCGCCAAGATCGACCCGACAGGCCGGATAGGCCAGATCGACAGCCTGTGGACCCGAAGATGAAGCCTCCCTCGCGTCCTCACACCATGCCTTACCCCCAACCTAAAGACATCCTTAGAGAAGCAGCTGCTAGAGACTCACCTTTCGGATTAGCCAGAGATACTACGAGGGAATATTCCAAGGACGCCCATATGGCTCGATCCGATAACAAAGACCCAAGCAACGAGACCATCAATACAAACTAAACAATCAAGCTGAAGTGAATAATGTTAACGCTTATAACGACTTAAGGTTGAATTATCCTCCAGAAAAACAAAGACTTGATCCAACGGTAGACCTAGAATAGACCACAAGGTACCTTCGTCGGGTGTGTCGCGTAGTAGGCCGGAAGAACAGAAATCTCATCtagaaaatatcaaaaaacatTTAAGTTCAGCTCCTCCTGATAAAAACAATAGTTTCCCAACCAAGCCTGTCAATGCAGGTATGCATAACGAAGTTCCAAAATCCGTCCCTAAGATAATTACTCCAGTCAGTTCAAGTGCGCAGCCGAAACTAACGCATACGAACAGTGGTACGTACGCGCCGCCAGTTAAtagtgaatttaaaataaaaactgaacCGGTAACTGTGAAAGAAGAAGTTCCTATACCGGCAGTAATAAAAAGACCTAGTTTATTTTCTCCCGAGAAAACCCCGCCTCACAAAGACATTGTTCCTACCGTCGTTCCGGAAACCCGGCTTTCCTTTCGCCGCTAGTGTCTCCGGTCGAATAAAAAGAGAGCGGAACTAATCTAGTAGCTCGGAACCAGAGCTAAGGCCTGTGATGAAGAAAATCGATCAAGTTGAAGGTTTCGAAAATCTTATGAGGGACAATACAATAGGAATCGACGACACTCGACAAACGCCCGATCATACTGCTCATTTGTTGAAAGTGAAATTGGAAGATGAGAGTCCTTTGCAGGACATTATTGTACCAGAGGTCGTTGAGAGTAACGGCGAAATTATTAATAGGTAATAAACGTTGTACTTTTAATTGGGTGATTATTTTAAAAGGCAACAAAATGTTTTTCATATTAGGCAATGTTCAATTAATTCATTAAATAactttttcttataaaaataacatttttaaaatttttgcctctaaaatttttttttctggggCAGTTCAAAGTTTTTTTCACCAAAATCGtacaattattcttttttttaagcaaaaaatcTTTTCAATTTTATTTGGATCCTATAATTTTTAGAATCATATTGTGGTATTTTATGCGTTTCCTTAATTTTGACGAGATCAACTCCTAactcttttttttaattctggTAAAATAAGTCAGGCTAATTGTGTATTTTTTTTCGTTTAATCGAGAATTTTGTACTTTGTCGTAATGAAATAtgaatctgaaaaaaaaaattatttaggtgtcattaattttttgttattttatctttgagtatcatcaaaataaataaaaaaaatgtgtaggGGTTTTAGAGGCACCTATAAATATTTAGAGGCGTGTatgtaacaatttttttgtatttatttttaaggatttttaaatattttcgaatagtttcctgaacttaaatttttttctacttaAAACACCTTACCATGCATgcttttccatatatttcttgttgGTTTGGATGTaatcaaatattttaatattatttgttttattctagGACGTCAGAAGCGATGGTAAATGGTCTACAAACATCGGACCCGACTGTAATAAGTAATTTATTAAAAGAAGCCTCGACGGCTTCTCATCTCCCGACTGTAATACCTCCAGAACCCACACACGAAACTCAGACTGACAAAAACCACTACCACCCACAAAAGTAAAAAGAAGAACAAGGACAAGCACAAGCACAAAGACAAGAACCGCgaggacaaagaaaagaagaagaagcataaaGATAAGGACCGCGAAAAGCACAGACATAAAGATAAAGCGCCGGAAGTGACGGCGGTACCCATCAAAGAGCCGCTGAAGCTTAAAATACCCAAAGATAAAATAATTATGGAGCCAGCTCCGTCGGAGCCCCCGCAAGGACTGAAGATTAAAATACCTAAGAATATAATCAATACTGAGAACATTTCCGAGCTGTCCAATAATCCTCCACCTATAGGCATCAAACTGAAGATACCCAAAGAGAAGCTCAATAATTGCCCTAATATCGAAAGTAGTGCATCTAGGAAAAGGGAGAGAGACAAGGTAGGTCTTTTATTTGATTATTGCATTCGAGATTTTACTTGCTTCagatatttcttcttttatctgCTTCCAAAGATTTTCGATTAGGTTAAGGTCTGGCAAATTAACAGGTCAGACGATGGAGGAATTTTGTTGCATcttaaataagcaatataattaAGGAAGCCTTTTTGTTGATGGCTGTCGCAAATACTAAgtctacgcgctatctcagagttctcgTCCATGTGAGTTCGCTCCATAAAATCCCAAATATTGACCGTGTCACATCTTTCTTTCGATATTATTCAGATCTGCGCTATTTTCTCGCGCTATTCATGAGAGTCTGGAGAGTTGATTCGCTCTAAAAACAAGCCAAGCAATATATTTCTCACTTTAGAATTGTCGAAAAATTGATAAATCGTAAAGTAAAATATTGAATCTTGATATGTGTCTAATTGTTATTTGACCAATTCGTATGAAAATTCCTGGTCCATTATTTTAGTGACTCATCCACTAATTTAATAATCTATAGCATTCAAATAGTTAAATAAAATTTCCAAGAAATCAAAGTTCCAATTATGTTAATATTATAATAGTTGTAGGCGTTCAATAGAGATGCCTAAGACATCTAAATAGTCCTGATCTTACTCAATATGATGATAAACCAATTTTAATTAATGGGATGAATAAAACTGTTTCAAAATGTTGAAAAATAACGTTAACGTCCACCTCTAACGGTTCATTAGAACTACTGCTCCACAGTCAGATTTCGTACAGGTCTGGATCTGCCCTTGTTgcgtatttcatatattttaatataatatacgaGGATACGATTAATGTATAATGCTTAATATTAAACaggtaataattactttaccAAAATATGAACTCGTACACACATTACGCCAATGTtaacaaatattattatttatattactttcataattttttattggCTTTTACTATGTTCCTTTACCTGCTCCTGCAATGTAggattttcgtttttttttttgttgaagtcATTTTTTGCACAAATACATTGATTGTGATTTCGCAGTGATAttatttggtttgtttttttttatattatttcatttttgatTCCTCTCCcatatttttctttcttaattCTTTTGCACCTTTCTCATTCTTTCTTTTGTTCCATGAATACACGTTCAATTTCGTAATAATTAcgtcattttaaattatttttttagttttttttgccactagtttttattttattagcgATTGCAGCATTTATTGAGACATAAACATTGACGTAAGTAAATATATCATTAGTGATATTTGGGCTTCCTTTTCGCTTTAAGTTgttcttttttgttatttttcttctaaatattcACAGCGAATCAATCTTTATTATTCCCTTAGGAGCCAAATAATTCCCCCAAATTTGCAATGCAATGTTTAAATACCGAATGACGTTTATATGACGAAATACCGTTTTTTTGCGTTCTGCTCTTGAGTAGTGTGTTTTTTTTCAGTATTTGtgaattataaatatatttttttccagGATCGAGGTTCCCCAGATGGACCTGCATCCAAAATATCAAAATCCAGTATTAAAGAATCTAAAACAAACGGCAGATACTCCAATAACAATAAGGTAAGCCCTAACGTAGATAACAATATTCAAAATGTCCAACAACAAACGAATTTTGTAACTAATCAAACAAAGGAGAACACTAACAACTTTCAGATGTACACCGCACCCCCACCCCTTCCTCCTCCACCACCGCCGCCGCCAGCACAACAGGCACTACCGCATGTGCAGATGTATTACTACAACCAAATGCCCCCACCACCTATGCCCAATGTAAACGTCCCGCCGCCTTCGTACATGTACCAGTATTATAATCAGGGCTACATGTACCAAAGGAGCGGGATGTACGCGCACCCGCCTCCCATGCAGGCCCCGCTTCCTGTAATGCACAGTAGCAACTCTAGACCACCTCTACCGATGGACGCTCCGCCACAAGCGCCACCGCCACCTCCAGAATAGTTAAATTCGATAGTTAGAAGAAATAAAGCCACGTGAGGCAGTGAACTATTAGAAATTAAACAGAAAGTTGCTAGTTTTAAGGGAATTAAacgaaaaaactaaaaaagtggGCTCATTCTTgaatatatattagaaatatgCTTAAAAGTATTAAAACTGGCATTGCTTAACATCTTTGGAAATTGTGTATGCTATATTTAATGCCGTTGGTTCCATATCATTGCTTCTGAGCTTATGCGCTCGTTGGTTGTTTTCTTTGAGGTTAGACCTctgcaaacaaaattatacaaACCTTGTtgggttgtttttttttgttttttatctcAAAATTGTATGAAATCACGTCAGTTGTTTTACGTAAAAGACTGGACGACATTCCTTGTTTCCATTCCTATTTATTTTTATCATAGCCCAATTCGTATGGGACAAGTTACCTCTGTTTAACGGTTTCCTATCAGCTTTTGTTCATCAACAATGCAACTCGAACTGAAGGATCCAAACGTTCTGATCACGATTTATTTCTGCAGCCTAAACGTTCCAGTTTTAAGACTCGTGAAACTCACCATCTACATCCAGTCATAACTGTgctggaaaatttttaaatggaCGTAAAATTTctaaagattttctttatgtctTAGTTtagaaaatttttgtaatttctttagGTAACTCCTAtgaaataatagtaaaatgatCATTTTTATCTCTTTCTTGAAAAAAGAAACTATTTTTCCAAATAAAAGTCGTTGTGCCAACTTTGTAGAGTATATACTAGCAGTATAATAGTCAACCAGTATCCTCTGTCTTCCAAGAATTAATTTATACACAAATATTCTCTGTATActgttattattcaattgctagtgtCGGCGATaggaagaataaaaaaaatcgagCCAAAATTCTTAATTGTCCACTCTTTAGCTATGATTTATAACAGTTTAGACTAAATATGCTCAATATTGTGGTAAGTTACCGAGAAAATCACTATTTTAAGCTATTTATAAGTTTGTTTGTAAGACGGAACTTAATATTGATATGCTTACTGAATAGTTactataagtaataaaaaaaaatgctcaAAAAGAGAGTATTAAGAAAATGATGTGTACTTATATTAAAAGTTAAGTTGTTCCTTTAAAAACAgatatttttcttattcttattgtTTTCGGCGTTACCATACAAGTGAGGTTCTCTTTTTATTTCTCTGCTGGGTGCAGCAAGTTTTTATTACATACAGACCACCAAATTTTTTGCGCTATTACCTGCCTACGCCCACCTTCTTGGTCCCCATCACTTGTTTGTCCTCTAGTTTTTTCTGGATCAAAACTTTTACTCCCCTTAACTTGTCGGCCCGTTACAAGCGATATACAGTTTTAATCCAGTATGTTTAGACGTTTTTGACTACTTTTTGTGTTACCTAATTAGATATTAGATCAAAGTTTATAACATATCCCGAAGATGTTTATTTAAATTGACGTGAACGCAGTAATGAATATTAATTGATTGATAAAATTATTCCTTAGCACACAAAAATATTGACAGGTGACGTCTGACAGACACATTGGTATACATTAACGGCTTATGCCCACCTTTTTAATTTCCATCTCTGTTTCGTATCCTGTTATCTCCAAACCACAACTTTACTTATCTATGTCAGTTTGAACTGAATTAATTATAAttacaatataattattaattaattgataaagctatatattaaatacaaaaacaGTGACATATGACGTATAACAAATGACACTGGATGTATGACGTATGACaaagaacaaatattaaataattcAGTGGGTTTTAGTCTTGCTTTTACTTATTTAGTCTTGAATGCCACGATGAACGGTTAAGTGGCAATGTTTTTTGGTCAGTAAAGTGTGATGGCGTCTACTTAACATCTCCTTTAATCCacattaattatttaaatcaCTCTCAAATTCGCTATTAAGAGATATTTCTTGTATTTGTAAATAAACCTTCCAATGACTTTCTTGTCGTAGTACAGGAACACTTACACATTCAAATCAGGAAAAAATCAGGTTCTCAGACATTTTTAGTACTAAACATTGACTTCTATTCTTGTATtataacaaattatattaaattattcttaaaaaatattagcATTAAGGAATCATTGGTTTTATTTAGAATACCTTCAGAGACGTACTGAAAATGTTACTGACATGGCAGCTTTGCAAATTTTTCAGTTGATTAAAAACTTCG is a genomic window of Diabrotica undecimpunctata isolate CICGRU unplaced genomic scaffold, icDiaUnde3 ctg00003353.1, whole genome shotgun sequence containing:
- the LOC140432241 gene encoding uncharacterized protein, producing MCIQYKPTVVACFCILVACKWSNWEIPLSYEKKEWYSYVDPTVTAELLQQLTEEFLVIFEKCPSRLKEKIMAIADNVNHIPSHHIPSPFDDPKKKLPQEDGKDGHHRSSGSDNDPHKHRSSRPHDMGSSSQHQRERDRERERRERQQQHQKAIMGNSSNSSLSSSSSSMKSHSSHHRPDRPDRPDRPDRSDRPIVQTDRSFRPT
- the LOC140432242 gene encoding LOW QUALITY PROTEIN: uncharacterized protein (The sequence of the model RefSeq protein was modified relative to this genomic sequence to represent the inferred CDS: deleted 1 base in 1 codon), whose translation is MKKIDQVEGFENLMRDNTIGIDDTRQTPDHTAHLLKVKLEDESPLQDIIVPEVVESNGEIINRTSEAMVNGLQTSDPTVISNLLKEASTASHLPTVIPPEPTHETQTDKNHYHHKSKKKNKDKHKHKDKNREDKEKKKKHKDKDREKHRHKDKAPEVTAVPIKEPLKLKIPKDKIIMEPAPSEPPQGLKIKIPKNIINTENISELSNNPPPIGIKLKIPKEKLNNCPNIESSASRKRERDKDRGSPDGPASKISKSSIKESKTNGRYSNNNKVSPNVDNNIQNVQQQTNFVTNQTKENTNNFQMYTAPPPLPPPPPPPPAQQALPHVQMYYYNQMPPPPMPNVNVPPPSYMYQYYNQGYMYQRSGMYAHPPPMQAPLPVMHSSNSRPPLPMDAPPQAPPPPPE